The genomic stretch ATTATGAGTTCGACTAAAGGTCTGAATACCGGACCTGAAATTACATTTTCATACTGTGTGGCAAGAAAATGCCTCGGTCCTTCGACCGGGTAAAGAATGAAAATCATATAGGAGAAAAAAAAGGCGGCGCATGTGGCGGTCATAAATCTAATTATTTCCGCGTCTTTTCGATGAAAGAATAAAAACAAGCTCAATCCCGGAATTAGCAAATAATACGAAAAATACGAGGCGGAAAAAATCTCGGTCCGGAAAACGCTGAGACGCTGATCCAGCCAGATTGTTGGGCTAACACCAAACAGCGACCGTTCAAATGCTACCACCTGATAATCAAGAAAATTAGAAAAAACAACGTGGACCAGTTTTCCACTCGTTTCATAGAAAAATATCATTAATATTACCGGATAGAGGAGTCTAAATAAAGTAACAATGCGGTTATCGGACTTTTCGCCAATATATGCCAGTAAAAGCACGATTACGATGGCTCCCAGATGAAAGATTAATACTCCGATATAATTTTCGATGGGTCGGGCCAGATTTATCGTAATGACGAAAATAAACCAGCTGTAAATGACTACCAGATGATCGAAAGGTTTCATCCGGGAAATAATTTTCTCGAGTAAG from Candidatus Zixiibacteriota bacterium encodes the following:
- a CDS encoding phosphatase PAP2 family protein — its product is MSLSYPGLNTPKESYRLLEKIISRMKPFDHLVVIYSWFIFVITINLARPIENYIGVLIFHLGAIVIVLLLAYIGEKSDNRIVTLFRLLYPVILMIFFYETSGKLVHVVFSNFLDYQVVAFERSLFGVSPTIWLDQRLSVFRTEIFSASYFSYYLLIPGLSLFLFFHRKDAEIIRFMTATCAAFFFSYMIFILYPVEGPRHFLATQYENVISGPVFRPLVELIIENGAFHGGAMPSSHCAVALIVMLFAIKNYSRKAWFLIPVILGLAAGTVYGRFHYISDVIVGLIIGAVCYGIIRIYYPLKR